The genomic segment GTTTTTATTGATTTTTGCCTGCAACTCACCGTATTTTCTCATGGTGGGATGCGTTCGCATATCTTCCATTTCATCGCCTACATTGCTGCGCCCCATGTCTTGCTTGGCAAATTTTATCAGGCAACAGAGTTGCGTTTTAATACTGTGCAGCGTTGCCTGCTTTTTGCGCAGTTGCTCATACATCCCGGGTGTCTGATGTATCTTTTCTACTCGGCGGCGGCGGCGGTCTTGCTCGCGCCTTGCCTGCTCAATATTGCGGTTTGCCGCATAAATAATATTGAGGTCTATTTGCAGCGTATCGTAATAATTGGCAAGAAAAGCGGCCTCCACCTGTTCAAATACGATGGAGTCGCGCAGGGTTTGCGGGCAGCGACAATCGGAAGTAAGTTCCTGCCTGCGCAACTCCGCAGCCTGCGCTTTTTTTTCATCGGCCGTATTCGTTTCTGAGGGCGGCGAATCTATGACAACCGCCATATGAGCAGGCAAGCCAAAATTACCGTTCGTGTGCCTGTCGGTTGGCAGCCACTCACCAAGCGCAAATACAAACGCTGCCAGAGCTGCAATGAAATATGCTCTTGTCATGGTACTTGTTGCTTATTCCAGCCGCTTGGCCAACTCTTCCTTCACATGCTCTACATTTTCTTCAATGGTAGTTTCATGTGCAGGCGCAGTTGCCGTAGCAGGCTCTTTTACAGGGAACAACAAAGAAGCAACAATACTTATGCCCAAAATTCCCAAAATCACATACAATGAGTGGATGGTTGTGAAACCAATTTCCGACAACCAATGATGGGCTATCATTTTCGTACCGATAAACACCAGCAATAAAGACAGCCCTACTTTGAGGTAGTGGAAAATATGAACAATATTGGACAGGAAGAAAAACATGGAACGCAGCCCCAGAATAGCGAAAATATTGGAGAAGAACACAATGTAGGGGTCTTGCGTTACGGCAAACACTGCCGGAACGGAATCTACCGCAAAAATCAAATCGGTAAATTCTATAATCATCACTACGACAAAAAGCGGGGTCAGATGCCAGTGCTCGTGTTTTTTGACAAAAAAGCGATTGCGTACATAGCGCGGATATACCCGAAACCATTTGGCGGCTATGCGCACAACAGGATGCTTGGCAGGCTCGATGGATTCTTCCTCATTTCGCTCGAGGAACATTTTGATGCCGGTATATATCAAAAAGCCGCCAAACAGATACATCACCCATGCAAAAGTCTGTATCAGCGCTGCACCAACGAATATAAAGATGAAGCGCATCAGAATTGCCCCCAAAATGCCCCAAAAAAGTACTTTTTTAAAGTACTTTTCGCGCACGCCGAAGGAAGTGAAAATCATGATGATAACGAAAATGTTATCTACCGAAAGAGAATATTCCAGCAGATAGCCTGTAATAAATTCCAGCGAAATGGTATCGCGATAGACGGCTAAACTTCGCTCAAAATCATCGGGATAGAGCACAACTTTGCCCGCCATGTAGGTATTAACAACCCTTTCCAAGTCCTGATAACTTTGTATGTCGTGTATCAGATGCCCTTGGCGGTCTAACAGGACATAAAAACCCAGCGCAAAAAGCACCCAAACGGCACTCCACGCAGCAGCTTCCTTGAACTTGACTATGTGGTCTTTTTTAGAGAACAGCCCTAAGTCCAACGCCAAAATGCCGATTATAAAGACCGTAAAACCGGCAAAAAAGATTATTTCATTAGATAACATTGTGTTTATTTCGCTTCATTTTGGTTAGGCGGCAGCACCATCTTGTAATGCCATATATCACATTCGGAAAACATTTCGCCTTCTGCCCGAAACCCAAATTTGGCATAAAGAGGCATAGCTGATAACTGTGCGTGCAGATAACGTGTTTTGCCTTTACTTTCAGGATGTTGTCTGATGTCTTCCAGTACAGCCGCCACTAATGCAGTGCCCACCTGTTTACCTCTAAAATCAGCCAATACGGCAAAACGTTCCATTTTTATTCCCTTATCAGTAAATCGCCAGCGCGCTGTTCCGCACGGAATGCCATCTGCTATTGCCAAAAAATGACGACTGGATGACTCAAACTCGTCATATTCCTCGTTTTCAGGTACTTGCTGTTCTATAACGAAAACGTTACGCCGAATATTGAAGGCTTTTTTAAGTTCTTCGTCCGCAATAATATGTTTTACGGAAATCTGCATAAAATGATTTGTGTTTTGCCCTATTTTTGGGCTTTAAAATTAGTTTTTGTTACACATGATTCAACGCATACAATCGGTTTTTCTGTTATTGGTGATGATTGCCATGACGCTGATGCTGTTTTTCCCTGTATGGAACAAACAGAACCCTGAAACAGGCGCCAAAGCATCGCTGACTATTGCCACCCTGCTGCACGAAGCCAACGGACAGGTTGTGCACAAACAAAACGTTATCTATCTGGGAATCGGCGCTGCGGTGGCCATTGTATTGGCAAGTATCTCACTGTTCAGCTACAAGAACCGCAAGTTGCAGGTAATGATTAACCTGATTAATACTTTGGTAATTATCGGTGTACTGATTGGAGAAGTGCTGTTGTCTTTCAAAGGCGAAAAGTTTTTCTTGCCCGCCGTGAAAGGCGCTTACGGCATCGGCTTTTACATGCCCGGGGTTGCGCTGGTGTGTAATGCGCTGGCCAATCGGTTTATTCGCCGCGATGAAATGCTGGTGCGCTCCATGGACAGACTGCGCTAATCTTCCAATGCATTCATAATGAATGTATTTTTCAGCAAAAGCCACAATAGGAAGAAAATCAGCCCCCACATCAGATACACCTGATAGTAATCTTTTACATCGCGGAAGCGTTTTTCTTTGACCTGAACTTTTTCGTAACGGTCTATCCGACTGAAAATTTCTGCCAGTGTGCTGTTGTCCTGCGCGCGGAAATATTGCCCTTCGCCAATTTCCGCCAGTTTGCGAAGGGTGCTTTCGTCCATGCTGTTTTCAATATAGCGCGTATCGCCAAACACGTTTTTGCCAATCGGTACGCGCCCTTCTTTGCCCACACCGATGGTATAAATGCGGATACCATCGGCAAATGCCAATTTAGCGGCATCTTCGGGGGCTATGTTGCCGGCGGTATTTTCGCCGTCGCTTAGCAGGATGATTACTTTTGTCTTCGCCTGCGATTCTTTCATGCGGACGGTAGCCACTCCCAAAGCACTGCCGATAGCCGTACCGCCGTCGGGAATCATATCAAAGTTGATTTCCTTCAAGTAGGTTTCCAACAAGTTATAATCGGTTGTCAGCGGGCTGAGGGAATAGGCTTCGCCGGAAAAAACCACAATACCGATTTTGTCTTGTGTGCGACCTGCCACAAACTTGCGCGCCACTTCTTTGGCGGCTTCCAGCCGATTGGGGCGAAAATCTTCTGCCTGCATAGACTCGGATATGTCTATACACAAAATAATATCTATGCTTTCCAGCGAGCGTTCTACCTGCTCATTGGTACGCTGCGGACGTGCTAAAGCCAGCACGAACATACTCAGCGCCAATAACAGCAATATACTTGGAATATGCCGCAACCATGCCCATGCGTCGTCGGTAGTATCGCGCTCCAACAAAGCAATTTCCAACTTCTGACGATTGCGGAAGTGTATCAGCCAGCGCAAAATATACAGTACCGGCAACAACATCATCACAAAAAAGTAATACCCCTGATAGGGAGCCGTACCCCAGTCAAACTGTTGCAGGGTAGCGGGCAGAAACCATTTCCACGACAACCACTCAGGCATTGCGCACCTCCTCTACTTTACGGCGATAGGCATCTTTGGCAAAATCTGCCAGAAAAACGGTGGCCTGAACTGTTGTCGCGTCTGTCTTCTTCCCGTAAATTGCCAAATCAAGTTGTCTAAGGGTTTGCTGCAAGGCCTTGTCGGGCAAAATCTCGGCTATTTCTTTGGAGGTATAAGTTGTGTATGGGATACCCTGCAATCCTTGCAGGTAGCTTTTCCAGATGGCAAGGGCGTGCTCGGCATCTGCGGGATTGAGCTGTCGTTGCGTATAGGGCAGGTATTCGTTCATAAAGCGTTCAAAGCGACGGCGCAGGCGTTGCAGGCGAAAAGCCTTGCGGATTCGCCCACCGAAAAGCCGATAAAAAACGCCCAGAAAAATCAGAAAGCCAAGGATGCCCGCACCGATGTAGGGGTAATTCCAACCTTTGTTTACTTCAAAGTAGTCGGTTGTCGGGATGAGTTTGGCACCTTCCACATCGGCGGCAGGAACAATTCTTTCCACCAAAACAGAGACGGAATCCGTCCAAAGAGTAGTGGTATCCCCGTTGCGCATGACAATTACCGGTACTGCAAAATGCAGCAGGCTGTCGGTCTGGAAGGTCGTCAGGATGTAAACGGCGCTGTCGGTGCTGATGCCCTCTCGGTCGGTGCGTGTATCAAAATATTTTTTGGAGGCCAACTCAAAGGGTTTGTAGTTGAACAGCGTATCGGGGAATCGCACTTCCATTGACGACGGATGCCGCAAAACAAGGGTATATGCCACCTGTTCACCCAGTTTAATCGCTTTTTTTTCAAAAGCCCCGACAGGCTTTACCTGCTGGGCAAAGCACTCATTTGTACCGAACAACATCAGTACAAGCACCTGAAAAGCATATAAAAACTTACGCAAGTTGTTCAACTGTCAATGCTGACAAAAGCAAAGATATAGATTTTACAACTTGTTGCCTTTCTGCATGGCATTCACTAAGGTCTCGGAAATAATTTTTGATACGCCGCTACCCATGGCGCTGTTCAAAATGCCTAAATCCAATTTGCCCGACAGTTGCTTCATCAGGTCGTTTTGCAAACTGTTCTTAGCAGCGGCATCTAATGAAAGCCCCTTGTTGGCATCTCCGAGCGCCGAGAGTTGTTCGCTGCTCAAAATACTGCCGATTACGCTGCCAAGTTGTTGTAAAACAGTCATAATCATTTGTTTTTCAATAGCCTCATTCACAAATGGCAAATCTACGGAAGCGTTGATTTTGTCTGCCAAAGCATTCAGTTGCGCAGGTGATAACATATTGCTTGTTCGTTTTTTGTGGCAAGATAGCTTTTTAGTCGGACTAATTGCCGAATTTGTTTCTGACGGCAATCATCTCGGCTATGATTGCGGGATTTTGCTCCCAAGCCGTGCCGACAACGGCAATATCCGCCCCGGCCAGATAGGCGTTTTCAAGCGATTGGGCGGAACGGATGCCGCCGCCAACGATTAACGGCAAACCGACCGCCTGCCGAACGGCTGTTATCATAGTCGGCGGTACAGGGTTAGCCGCTCCGCTGCCGGCTTCCAGATAAATCATTTGCATACCCAGCAACTCGGCTGCCATTGCCGTGGCAACGGCCACATCGGGCTTGTTGGCAGGTATCGGTTGCGTATTGCTGATGTAGGAAACGGTTGTCGGTACGCCCCCATCTACAAGCATATAGGCCGTTGGGATAGCCGCAAGATTCATCCGCCGAATCAAAGGGGCTGCTGCCACATGTTGGCTTATCAAAAACTCGGGGTTGCGCCCCGAAACCAAGGAGAGCAACAGCAGCGCATCGGCTGCGGGTGTCAGATGCTGATAGTTGCCCGGAAACAGCCATACAGGCAAGTCAAAACGGGCTTTGAGCCATGTAACAGTTTGGTGCACATCTCCAAGGGTAAGCAAACTGCCGCCTACCAACAATAAATCAGGACGATGCCTGCCCAATAACTGCCATACGGATGATTTATCATCAAATGACATTTTATCGGGGTCTATCAATACGGCAAGCAACCTTTGCCCGCCGTCAATTTTCTGCCGAATCAGAACTTCTGCCAATGTAGCACCTTTAATTTCTCAAAAAAACATAACTTTAACGCCGACA from the Rhodoflexus caldus genome contains:
- a CDS encoding GNAT family N-acetyltransferase gives rise to the protein MQISVKHIIADEELKKAFNIRRNVFVIEQQVPENEEYDEFESSSRHFLAIADGIPCGTARWRFTDKGIKMERFAVLADFRGKQVGTALVAAVLEDIRQHPESKGKTRYLHAQLSAMPLYAKFGFRAEGEMFSECDIWHYKMVLPPNQNEAK
- a CDS encoding vWA domain-containing protein: MPEWLSWKWFLPATLQQFDWGTAPYQGYYFFVMMLLPVLYILRWLIHFRNRQKLEIALLERDTTDDAWAWLRHIPSILLLLALSMFVLALARPQRTNEQVERSLESIDIILCIDISESMQAEDFRPNRLEAAKEVARKFVAGRTQDKIGIVVFSGEAYSLSPLTTDYNLLETYLKEINFDMIPDGGTAIGSALGVATVRMKESQAKTKVIILLSDGENTAGNIAPEDAAKLAFADGIRIYTIGVGKEGRVPIGKNVFGDTRYIENSMDESTLRKLAEIGEGQYFRAQDNSTLAEIFSRIDRYEKVQVKEKRFRDVKDYYQVYLMWGLIFFLLWLLLKNTFIMNALED
- a CDS encoding geranylgeranylglyceryl/heptaprenylglyceryl phosphate synthase; amino-acid sequence: MAEVLIRQKIDGGQRLLAVLIDPDKMSFDDKSSVWQLLGRHRPDLLLVGGSLLTLGDVHQTVTWLKARFDLPVWLFPGNYQHLTPAADALLLLSLVSGRNPEFLISQHVAAAPLIRRMNLAAIPTAYMLVDGGVPTTVSYISNTQPIPANKPDVAVATAMAAELLGMQMIYLEAGSGAANPVPPTMITAVRQAVGLPLIVGGGIRSAQSLENAYLAGADIAVVGTAWEQNPAIIAEMIAVRNKFGN
- a CDS encoding DUF4293 domain-containing protein; its protein translation is MIQRIQSVFLLLVMIAMTLMLFFPVWNKQNPETGAKASLTIATLLHEANGQVVHKQNVIYLGIGAAVAIVLASISLFSYKNRKLQVMINLINTLVIIGVLIGEVLLSFKGEKFFLPAVKGAYGIGFYMPGVALVCNALANRFIRRDEMLVRSMDRLR
- a CDS encoding TerC family protein, which translates into the protein MLSNEIIFFAGFTVFIIGILALDLGLFSKKDHIVKFKEAAAWSAVWVLFALGFYVLLDRQGHLIHDIQSYQDLERVVNTYMAGKVVLYPDDFERSLAVYRDTISLEFITGYLLEYSLSVDNIFVIIMIFTSFGVREKYFKKVLFWGILGAILMRFIFIFVGAALIQTFAWVMYLFGGFLIYTGIKMFLERNEEESIEPAKHPVVRIAAKWFRVYPRYVRNRFFVKKHEHWHLTPLFVVVMIIEFTDLIFAVDSVPAVFAVTQDPYIVFFSNIFAILGLRSMFFFLSNIVHIFHYLKVGLSLLLVFIGTKMIAHHWLSEIGFTTIHSLYVILGILGISIVASLLFPVKEPATATAPAHETTIEENVEHVKEELAKRLE